From a single Okeanomitos corallinicola TIOX110 genomic region:
- the kdpC gene encoding K(+)-transporting ATPase subunit C, with protein MLFIRETFRALRMTLLLWLLAAIIYPLGLVFFAQVAFPYSANGSLVLNIDAQPIGSSLIGQVFISDKYFYSRPSAVKYSQGKKAIPLGISGGSNLAPSNPDLTNRIIEVASEFEDKNIQPTADLIYSSGSGLDPHISLQATRQQLARVSQARGIKEDDIIPLINKYTDGRFLGIFGEPGVNVLRLNYALDLQEINRRQNQ; from the coding sequence ATGCTATTTATTCGAGAAACTTTCCGCGCTCTGCGGATGACTTTATTACTTTGGTTATTAGCTGCAATTATCTATCCTTTAGGATTAGTATTTTTTGCTCAGGTTGCTTTTCCTTACTCTGCAAATGGTAGTCTTGTTTTAAACATAGATGCTCAACCTATTGGTTCTTCCTTAATTGGTCAGGTTTTTATTTCAGATAAATATTTTTATAGTCGTCCTAGTGCGGTGAAATATAGTCAAGGTAAAAAAGCTATTCCTCTGGGCATATCAGGCGGTAGTAACCTTGCTCCTAGTAATCCAGATTTAACTAATAGAATTATTGAGGTAGCATCAGAATTTGAAGATAAAAATATACAACCTACTGCTGATTTAATTTACTCTTCTGGTTCTGGGTTAGATCCTCATATTTCTTTGCAAGCAACACGACAACAGTTGGCTAGAGTTTCCCAAGCACGTGGCATTAAGGAAGATGATATTATTCCTTTAATTAATAAGTACACAGATGGTAGATTTTTAGGGATTTTTGGTGAACCAGGTGTTAATGTTTTACGTTTAAATTATGCTCTTGATCTACAAGAAATTAACCGTAGACAAAATCAATAA